The genomic DNA CGTACGCAGCGAACTCGTGATCTATCCCGGTGCCGATCACGGCTTTTTCAATCGTGGACGACAGCCCGACGGCGAGCGGTACTTCCGACTCGTCTGCGGCGAGATCGAAGCGTTCTTCGTGTCGTTGGACTGGATCGCGTCGGCCGACAGCGAGTAATCGGTGGCAGCACGCGACCACTTTCGGTTACAACCGAGGCATGGCGAAAACGTCAGGTGCCAAGTGGGTCACGATCGCAGCGGTCTGGATTGCCGTGGTCGTGGTCATCGCGCTCGCGTACCGGTTCATCGTGCATCCGCAGTTTGCCAAAGCGGCGGCATACGACGAGGCTCAATCGGCGTACGTCGATGTCGTCGAGCAGGCCGAGGCGCGGGGCGAGTCCGTCGAACGACTGCCCGGGGATGCGACAATCGAGGAGTACCGCAACGCGACCGCCGCGCTCAAGCGTCGGCTCACCGGCAGCGCGAGCCCGAGTCGCGGCGGCGAACGGATCGACGTCCGGCTCGCGCTCGATTCGTTCAGCGGATACGCGGTCTTGCGTGACCCGACGTTTCAAGCCGATCTCGCCGCGGCGGGTATCGACCTCGAACTCGTCGATGACGCGGCCGACTACGAGAAGCGGCTACGCACCCTGGACAATGGCGACACGCCGATGGCCGTCTTCACGGTCGACGCGTTGCTCACGACCGCGGCGGACCTTGGTCGAATGCCGGCGACAATCGTGATGGTCATCGACGAAACCGTCGGTGCTGACGCGATGGTCGCTTACACCGACGCCGTGCCTGACCTCGACGCGCTGGCCGGTGGACAGATCGTGCTCACGCCGGCCTCGCCGAGCGAGACACTCGCCCGCGTCGTGCAAGCGTCGTTCGACATCGAAGGGGTGGACATCGTGCCCGCCGACGGCGCGGATGACGTGTTGTCCAGATTGCGGTCGGCCGACCGCTCAACGCGGCAGGCGTTTGTCCTATGGGAGCCGCAACTCAGTCGGGCGCTCGAAGTGGACGGCGTTGGCGTCTTGCTCGATTCAGGTGATTTTCAGGGGTACATCGTCGACGTGTTGGTGGTCAATCGTGACTGGCTGCTGCGGAACGAAGCGGTCGTGACCGAGTTCGTCCGGGCGTACCAGCGGGCGTTGTACGATGCGCGGTCGAGTGGCTTGGCGGGACTCATCGGCCGCGACGCCGAGCGGACCGGGACGCGGATCACCGACGCCCAGGCCGACCGGATTGCCGACGGTATTCGCTTCCAGCCGATGCTTGCCAACTACGCGTACTTCGGTGTCGAACCGGACCCGGCGGTGCCAACGCTCGACACGGTCATTCGTCAACTCAACCGCGTCCTGCAACGCACCGGCGCGCTCGACGGTGATCCGACCGATGGTGACCCGGCGGCGTGGTACTACGACGGCGTGCTTGCAAAACTTCGTGTCGATGACTTTCATCCCGGCGTGACCCGCGACGGCATCGATCGCCGCGAGGTCGCCGAGCTGAGCGAAGCGCAATGGCAGCAACTGCGTTCGGTCGGGACCTTGCAAGTCGATCGACTCGTGTTCTTTCCCGGTCGCTCGGACCTGACGGGTTCGAGCAAAGCGGCGCTCGATCGGCTGGCCGAGACGCTGCGGAGTTTCCCGCAGTTTTATGTGCGTGTCGTCGGAAGCGCGAGCAGCCGGGGTGATACCGAGGCGA from Planctomycetota bacterium includes the following:
- a CDS encoding phosphate ABC transporter substrate-binding/OmpA family protein, which gives rise to MAKTSGAKWVTIAAVWIAVVVVIALAYRFIVHPQFAKAAAYDEAQSAYVDVVEQAEARGESVERLPGDATIEEYRNATAALKRRLTGSASPSRGGERIDVRLALDSFSGYAVLRDPTFQADLAAAGIDLELVDDAADYEKRLRTLDNGDTPMAVFTVDALLTTAADLGRMPATIVMVIDETVGADAMVAYTDAVPDLDALAGGQIVLTPASPSETLARVVQASFDIEGVDIVPADGADDVLSRLRSADRSTRQAFVLWEPQLSRALEVDGVGVLLDSGDFQGYIVDVLVVNRDWLLRNEAVVTEFVRAYQRALYDARSSGLAGLIGRDAERTGTRITDAQADRIADGIRFQPMLANYAYFGVEPDPAVPTLDTVIRQLNRVLQRTGALDGDPTDGDPAAWYYDGVLAKLRVDDFHPGVTRDGIDRREVAELSEAQWQQLRSVGTLQVDRLVFFPGRSDLTGSSKAALDRLAETLRSFPQFYVRVVGSASSRGDTEANRRLADARAENAAEYLRAAGLEPQRVRAIGTEPSGDTSRTVRFEVGVVGY